A portion of the Callithrix jacchus isolate 240 chromosome 13, calJac240_pri, whole genome shotgun sequence genome contains these proteins:
- the LOC118146661 gene encoding uncharacterized protein LOC118146661, translating to MVSTCPCGLFGWPPLPRSSCACASPASPTRFPIPLVPFGRSWALFSIELQFHPELERPTAGPASSCLEPPVKEETRATPLRTRGTREDPSSKPNFSTPTAFATSASPILKMAVRTEEPEEQMEVDNQGLGVLSTHSPAGGILPFWKPDPAPAVLPGPVPGCSHWPDKAASLVLGKDHQPSSSAVLMEWEATQHKDPPALATKSPSTPRAASRSSRQPKWLAQPQQLPLVPPQQWR from the exons ATGGTCTCCACTTGTCCATGCGGACTTTTCGGCTGGCCGCCTTTACCCCGCAGCTCCTGCGCATGTGCCAGCCCCGCGAGCCCTACACGGTTCCCCATTCCTCTTGTTCCCTTCGGGAGGTCTTGGGCCTTATTTTCCATCGAGCTCCAATTTCACCCCGAACTCGAGCGCCCTACTGCGGGACCTGCCTCCTCTTGCCTGGAGCCCCCCGTCAAGGAAGAAACCCGTGCTACGCCACTTCGCACGCGAGGGACCCGTGAAGATCCCTCCTCTAAGCCTAACTTTTCCACTCCGACTGCCTTCGCTACAAGTGCCAGCCCGATCCTGAAGATGGCGGTGAGAACAGAAGAGCCTGAAGAACAGATGGAGGTGGACAATCAG GGCCTTGGAGTGCTCAGCACACACAGCCCTGCAGGAGGCATCCTTCCCTTTTGGAAGCCTGACCCAGCTCCAGCAGTGCTCCCTGGCCCAGTTCCCGGCTGCTCCCATTGGCCAGACAAGGCGGCCTCTCTGGTACTGGGGAAAGACCACCAGCCCAGCTCCTCAGCCGTACTGATGGAGTGGGAGGCGACCCAGCACAAGGATCCTCCAGCTCTTGCCACAAAGAGCCCTTCTACACCAAGGGCTGCCAGCCGCAGTTCGCGACAACCAAAATGGTTAGCGCAACCCCAGCAGCTGCCACTGGTCCCTCCGCAGCAATGGAGGTGA